Proteins encoded together in one Zerene cesonia ecotype Mississippi chromosome 22, Zerene_cesonia_1.1, whole genome shotgun sequence window:
- the LOC119836020 gene encoding zinc finger protein 184-like isoform X1, whose protein sequence is MEFQTKTVRELKTYSRSTKLRQNSEGLPVLENSDEPLTTKDAIRFLLNGTLRLRVCRYCLNKTSDLNELDEVLVLAGKSGLYEVTVKDIIASFHPFKVAYDPNFPNKICKKCLDKALACYLFTQQCEQSERALRNYFEDIDEKFHKLDPLEPVKKRGKRKLKPNYNVLYAEHLNIIDYAEPIMNIVNLNTIPLEIMQENELECSKCWKILPDKFSLANHEKSHPKTMWYHCKLCGKSFVKYFQLKKHKRLVHSRFDEIAKPEIGFTCQQCGIHIKLLDEHLRHIEKHKFKNSLDNLIKRNTSNMCSICFSDNEDLTGLNETMSFHGGHPGLTGERSIYSMVSSVFPDITLASYTGTKICKHCLSKLTTTYIFLLSVKNIRNRLNTCISLILGDLDNVEEDKNIIIEIGQDAILPSFEYEDIDLIKDEDMKVDVLEDEFRVSDSESIKSEHLMKEEDDSDSVLSEMISSPDEIEFENPAKNATKTYAKRNAVNGYQSYMDCEYLDDVCSEFLTFRKRTKSKKNCLFTCPLCHKHFVSDYFLNKHILKHRFETVKCKYCTRTFKSKFHLFEHVKVVHLIKTEVFGECDVCGRNYIDAVKLNKHIKRHHDTQCLLCDKFFKTQVHHDRHMQRHIMKFKKSNREETLTCSFCEKACINENDLSLHVNKVHLLMKPYNCDMCEKQFYTEYNLNCHKRLHTMFSKEECNFCSRVFKCRKNLVVHLRKHINIKPHYCPVCSKSFYSESSMKRHMKMYHGGRFCCRLCRTVVDSNTDLKNHIKVAHSCM, encoded by the exons ATggaatttcaaacaaaaaccgTAAGAGAGTTAAAGACCTATTCGCGATCTACAAAGCTTCGGCAAAATTCTGAAGGTTTACCTGTACTTGAAAACTCTGATGAACCTTTAACAACAAAAGACGCAATACGGTTTCTCCTGAATGGAACGTTAAGGTTGCGGGTTTGcagatattgtttaaataaaactagcgATTTAAATGAATTGGACGAAGTGTTAGTATTAGCGGGAAAAAGTGGGTTATACGAGGTCACTGTAAAGGATATAATCGCTAGCTTCCACCCATTCAAg GTTGCATATGACCCCAATTTtcctaataaaatatgcaaaaaatgCCTAGACAAGGCTTTAGCCTGCTACCTCTTCACACAACAGTGTGAACAATCTGAACGAGCATTGCGTAATTATTTTGAAGATATAGATGAGAAGTTCCATAAGCTTGACCCCTTGGAACCTGTTAAAAAGAGAGGAAAACGAAAATTAAAACCAAACTACAATGTTTTGTATGCAGAGCACTTAAATATCATAGATTATGCTGAACCTATAATGAATATagtcaatttaaatacaataccgCTAGAAATTATGCAAGAAAATGAACTAGAATGTTCTAAATGCTGGAAGATTCTTCCGGATAAGTTTTCCCTGGCCAACCATGAGAAATCTCATCCAAAAACAATGTGGTACCATTGTAAGTTATGCGGCAAGTCATTTGTCAAGTATTTCCAACTAAAGAAGCATAAACGTCTTGTTCATAGTCGATTTGACGAAATAGCAAAGCCTGAGATTGGATTCACTTGTCAGCAATGCggtattcatattaaattattagatgAACATCTGCGGCACATAGAGAAGCATAAGTTCAAGAATTCTTTGGACAATTTGATAAAACGAAACACATCAAATATGTGTTCCATATGCTTTAGCGACAATGAAGATTTGACAGGATTGAATGAAACCATGAGTTTTCATGGTGGTCATCCAGGTTTGACGGGAGAGAGAAGTATATATAGCATGGTGTCTTCTGTATTTCCAGAT ATTACATTAGCTTCCTACACTGGAACCAAAATTTGCAAACATTGCCTTAGTAAATTGACtacaacatacatatttttgctatcagttaaaaatataagaaatagacTAAATACTTGTATAAGCTTAATCTTAGGTGATTTAGATAATGTTGAAgaagacaaaaatattattatcgaaATAGGCCAAGATGCCATTCTCCCTAGTTTTGAGTATGAAGACATAGACCTAATTAAAGATGAGGACATGAAAGTAGATGTTTTGGAAGATGAATTTAGGGTTTCAGACAGTGAATCTATAAAAAGTGAGCATCTCATGAAGGAGGAAGATGACAGTGATTCTGTGTTAAGTGAAATGATAAGTTCCCCAgatgaaattgaatttgagAATCCTGCTAAGAATGCAACTAAAACATATGCTAAAAGAAATGCAGTTAATGGTTATCAATCTTACATGGACTGTGAATATTTGGATGATGTTTGCAGTGAGTTTCTCACTTTCAGGAAGCGAACAAAAAGCAAGAAAAATTGCCTCTTCACATGCCCACTTTGTCATAAGCATTTCGTGTCagattattttttgaataaacacattttaaagcATAGATTTGAAACAGTAAAgtgtaaatattgtacaagaacatttaaatctaaatttcatttgtttgaaCATGTTAAAGTGGTTCATTTGATTAAAACAGAGGTGTTTGGCGAGTGTGATGTATGTGGTCGTAATTATATAGAtgcagtaaaattaaataaacatatcaaaCGGCATCACGATACACAATGTCTGCTTTGTGACAAGTTTTTCAAGACGCAAGTACACCATGATAGGCACATGCAAAGACACATAATGAAATTCAAAAAGAGTAACCGGGAAGAAACCTTAACTTGCAGCTTTTGCGAGAAGGCGTGTATAAACGAAAATGATCTCTCACTGCATGTGAATAAAGTTCATTTATTGATGAAACCATACAATTGTGACATGTGCGAGAAACAATTTTACACtgagtataatttaaattgtcataaaCGGTTACATACTATGTTTTCTAAGGAAGAATGCAATTTTTGCAGTAGAGTTTTTAAATGTAGAAAGAATTTGGTTGTGCATTTACGGAAGCACATTAATATAAAGCCACATTATTGTCCAGTTTGTTCGAAATCATTTTATTCAGAGTCAAGTATGAAACGTCATATGAAAATGTACCATGGGGGTCGATTTTGCTGTAGGTTGTGCCGAACGGTAGTAGATAGTAATACagatttgaaaaatcatattaaagtGGCGCATAGTTGTATGTAG
- the LOC119836020 gene encoding uncharacterized protein LOC119836020 isoform X2, with amino-acid sequence MEFQTKTVRELKTYSRSTKLRQNSEGLPVLENSDEPLTTKDAIRFLLNGTLRLRVCRYCLNKTSDLNELDEVLVLAGKSGLYEVTVKDIIASFHPFKVAYDPNFPNKICKKCLDKALACYLFTQQCEQSERALRNYFEDIDEKFHKLDPLEPVKKRGKRKLKPNYNVLYAEHLNIIDYAEPIMNIVNLNTIPLEIMQENELECSKCWKILPDKFSLANHEKSHPKTMWYHCKLCGKSFVKYFQLKKHKRLVHSRFDEIAKPEIGFTCQQCGIHIKLLDEHLRHIEKHKFKNSLDNLIKRNTSNMCSICFSDNEDLTGLNETMSFHGGHPGLTGERSIYSMVSSVFPDHKKYKYQELLIPTNVSLLRLMKRKSTSDIFPAKKMKYNTDVKAFVNINFADVKRFLFSEPDVMNILTLNCKDAICKEQCTETKLSITEYKPDKIISEHIEVNGNNNKETADSNSDCNEDRIEMKQIQTNSSMSEENGMEKKKNPKLTESDDNIWAKCKICWIFKKANCVSCKELCSENDLSHNTQEDPKITYDNKNMEKNCNICYMFQEVGYCNFCKNIPNTLVDTQTCVIDDKNKEVNKKLSKWQCEICLSENLNRETCICCDETYTTNENLKITFNSLTNTNSDFLTVLKNKSYENNDTVNSDNNVEDANIVDNLQTVEKDIQVNCNKFIIENNNDTLMEVEIIESNCVPTVEFMDFEEDNENIVFVNTPKETVNEDITIVEDINDIDIHKSVTTESFAFKIGVGRNDKRKRPLRRLAALRK; translated from the exons ATggaatttcaaacaaaaaccgTAAGAGAGTTAAAGACCTATTCGCGATCTACAAAGCTTCGGCAAAATTCTGAAGGTTTACCTGTACTTGAAAACTCTGATGAACCTTTAACAACAAAAGACGCAATACGGTTTCTCCTGAATGGAACGTTAAGGTTGCGGGTTTGcagatattgtttaaataaaactagcgATTTAAATGAATTGGACGAAGTGTTAGTATTAGCGGGAAAAAGTGGGTTATACGAGGTCACTGTAAAGGATATAATCGCTAGCTTCCACCCATTCAAg GTTGCATATGACCCCAATTTtcctaataaaatatgcaaaaaatgCCTAGACAAGGCTTTAGCCTGCTACCTCTTCACACAACAGTGTGAACAATCTGAACGAGCATTGCGTAATTATTTTGAAGATATAGATGAGAAGTTCCATAAGCTTGACCCCTTGGAACCTGTTAAAAAGAGAGGAAAACGAAAATTAAAACCAAACTACAATGTTTTGTATGCAGAGCACTTAAATATCATAGATTATGCTGAACCTATAATGAATATagtcaatttaaatacaataccgCTAGAAATTATGCAAGAAAATGAACTAGAATGTTCTAAATGCTGGAAGATTCTTCCGGATAAGTTTTCCCTGGCCAACCATGAGAAATCTCATCCAAAAACAATGTGGTACCATTGTAAGTTATGCGGCAAGTCATTTGTCAAGTATTTCCAACTAAAGAAGCATAAACGTCTTGTTCATAGTCGATTTGACGAAATAGCAAAGCCTGAGATTGGATTCACTTGTCAGCAATGCggtattcatattaaattattagatgAACATCTGCGGCACATAGAGAAGCATAAGTTCAAGAATTCTTTGGACAATTTGATAAAACGAAACACATCAAATATGTGTTCCATATGCTTTAGCGACAATGAAGATTTGACAGGATTGAATGAAACCATGAGTTTTCATGGTGGTCATCCAGGTTTGACGGGAGAGAGAAGTATATATAGCATGGTGTCTTCTGTATTTCCAGAT cataaaaaatacaagtatCAAGAATTATTGATACCAACAAACGTTTCGCTTTTGCGCCTAATGAAACGAAAATCTACATCAGACATTTTTCCGgcaaagaaaatgaaatataacacAGATGTTAAAGCATTTGTCAACATTAATTTTGCTGATGTAAAGAGATTTTTGTTTTCTGAACCAGATGTTATGAATATCTTGACTTTGAATTGTAAAGATGCAATATGCAAAGAACAGTGTACTGAGACTAAGTTAAGCATCACAGAATATAAAccagataaaattattagtgaACATATTGAAGTAAatggcaataataataaagaaacagCAGATTCTAATTCAGACTGTAATGAAGATAgaattgaaatgaaacaaatacaaacaaattcttcaatGTCTGAAGAAAATGGCATggagaagaaaaaaaatccaaaattaACTGAAAGCGATGATAATATTTGGgctaaatgtaaaatttgttgGATTTTCAAGAAAGCAAATTGTGTTTCATGTAAAGAATTATGCAGTGAAAATGATTTATCACACAATACTCAAGAGGATCCCAAAATAAcctatgataataaaaatatggagAAAAACTGCAACATTTGTTATATGTTTCAAGAAGTTGGTTATTGCAATTTTTGTAAGAACATCCCAAATACACTGGTAGATACCCAAACATGCGTTATAGatgacaaaaataaagaagttaataaaaaattatctaaatggCAATGTGAAATATGTTTGTCAGAGAATTTAAATAGAGAAACATGTATTTGTTGTGATGAAACATATACAACAAATGagaacttaaaaataacattcaattcTCTAACAAACACTAACTCAGACTTTCTCACAGTACTCAAGAATAaatcatatgaaaataatgacaCAGTAAACTCGGACAATAATGTAGAAGATGCAAACATAGTTGACAATTTACAAACAGTTGAAAAAGATATTCAAgtaaattgcaataaatttatcattgaaaataataatgatactCTTATGGAGGTTGAAATAATAGAATCGAATTGTGTTCCAACTGTAGAATTTATGGATTTTGAAGAGGACAATGAGaacattgtttttgtaaatactCCAAAAGAAACTGTCAATGAAGATATTACCATAGTTGAAGATATTAATGACATAGACATTCATAAAAGTGTTACTACTGAATCattcgcgtttaaaattgGTGTGGGGAGAAATGATAAACGTAAAAGGCCATTAAGAAGATTGGCTGCActacgaaaataa